In the genome of Lacerta agilis isolate rLacAgi1 chromosome 2, rLacAgi1.pri, whole genome shotgun sequence, one region contains:
- the TRH gene encoding thyrotropin releasing hormone, with product MTSVQRLLLLLSLAFASICVNVGQPFPEGVENEGKSNLDGILQRAENIILKSILKKVDDDKEDPNKEPGAFQPDWISKRQHPGKRSLYDLEKKQHPGKREDVDEESYGETMKRQHPGKREEEGEFDPYLEVQKRQHPGRRYLQEQYLDLPSSSQLAYLDEFSKRQHPGRRYLTYSKRQHPGKRSWEEEIDEGEQNLEKRQHPGKRYLVDAENPDYTTVPCEPQDSFECSKGSLLLELLDNVSKGRVDEKRQHPGRRSSWDGAVEEEE from the exons ATGACATCGGTCCAgcggctcctgctgctgctctccttgGCTTTTGCCAGCATCTGTGTCAACGTGGGGCAGCCGTTTCCAGAGGGGGTGGAGAACGAGGGAAAGAGCAATCTGGATGGCATCCTCCAAAGGGCAGAAAACATCATCTTGAAGTCCATTTTGAAGAAGGTGGACGATGACAAAGAAGATCCTAACAAAG AGCCAGGAGCTTTTCAGCCAGACTGGATCTCGAAAAGGCAGCACCCCGGAAAGAGATCTCTCTATGATCTAGAAAAGAAGCAGCATCCCGGGAAAAGGGAAGATGTGGATGAGGAATCTTACGGAGAAACTATGAAGCGTCAGCACCCtgggaaaagagaggaagagggtGAATTTGATCCCTACCTGGAAGTGCAGAAGAGGCAGCACCCAGGCAGGAGGTACCTGCAAGAACAATACCTTGACCTCCCTAGCAGCAGCCAGCTAGCTTATCTGGATGAATTCTCCAAAAGGCAACATCCAGGCAGGAGGTACCTGACTTACAGCAAACGACAGCACCCTGGCAAGAGGAGCTGGGAGGAGGAGATTGATGAGGGCGAGCAGAACTTGGAGAAACGACAGCATCCAGGCAAGAGGTATCTGGTGGATGCAGAGAACCCAGACTACACTACAGTCCCCTGCGAGCCCCAGGATTCCTTTGAATGTAGCAAAGGCAGCTTGCTGCTAGAGTTGCTCGATAACGTAAGCAAGGGCCGCGTCGACGAGAAGCGGCAACATCCCGGAAGAAGGTCTTCATGGGATGGTGCGGTAGAGGAAGAGGAATGA